One Cuculus canorus isolate bCucCan1 chromosome 2, bCucCan1.pri, whole genome shotgun sequence genomic region harbors:
- the AGR3 gene encoding anterior gradient protein 3, with product MLHSPLALSLLLIAVSSNLAMAIKKEKRAPQTLSRGWGDEITWVQTYEEGLYQAKKSNKPLMVIHHLEDCQYCQALKKAFAENEEIQEMAQNNFVMLNLMHETTDKNLSPDGQYVPRIMFVDPSLTVRADITGRYSNRLYTYEPQDIPFLIESMKKALRLIQTEL from the exons ATGCTCCATTCACCATTGGCATTGTCCCTCCTACTAATCgcagtctcttccaaccttgCGATGgcaatcaaaaaggaaaaaagagcacCTCAGACGCTGTCAAGAG GGTGGGGAGATGAAATTACCTGGGTGCAAACTTATGAGGAAGGTCTTTATCAAGCCAAAAAAAG taACAAGCCACTGATGGTAATTCATCATTTGGAAGACTGTCAATACTGCCAAG CACTGAAGAAAGCTTTTGCAGAAAACGAAGAGATACAGGAAATGGCCCAAAATAACTTTGTTATGCTGAATCTCATG CATGAAACCACAGATAAAAACCTGTCACCTGATGGACAATATGTGCCTCGAATCATGTTTGTAG ACCCATCTCTTACAGTAAGAGCTGATATCACAGGAAGATACTCCAACCGGCTTTACACATATGAACCACAGGACATACCATTCC taatAGAGAGCATGAAGAAAGCACTACGCCTCATTCAGACAGAACTGTAA